Proteins from one Aspergillus nidulans FGSC A4 chromosome VIII genomic window:
- a CDS encoding arylsulfotransferase family protein (transcript_id=CADANIAT00001944), producing the protein MRLLALASLGAFAQCLRAQISVICILVVLLSRPQPASAEVDAVFKSRPDLYSPIFTLERRVPQSLYPGYIFLGPYEAANSGPYIYDNDGDLVWSGWGNSGPGNAHGMHVCQYKGKDHLCFFQGIQQNGYCRGHGVIMDNHYHIVKTVVPGGGMAASDMHEFKLINNGKTALMTVYQQRQFDMSIWNIKGGMGWLMESVFQEIDVESGRVLFEWRSLDHVDPSVSYTYPGHTDTSGTGLEPRSPWDYFHINSVDKNADGDYIISSRHTCAIYKISGRDGSIIWTLHGANPTFENINFSFSQQHDARWLSENSTHTLLSLYNNGYNGFNRTHEYSSGMVILIDHVNKTATQLREYAPQNHDMISSSQGNMQVLPNGNVFIGWGNNAYVSEHDEEGNILLWGYIDKGNIMNYRAQKFQWDGNPTDIPALWTYSKTSDITASTTFYVSWNGATRIKHWQFYGTNNSTGNYTLLGKTRKDGFETTYIVPGYYRYTYAEALDAKGKILGKSREQFTFTPSPVLQAYCEETNCENTEAYGVPGEEGAQALIPEAGLNTVPWVDPDHPGAHHTWGLTWPPVPEEKPENAKTVYSK; encoded by the exons ATGcgtctcctcgccctcgctTCCTTGGGAGCATTCGCCCAATGCCTCCGCGCTCAGATTTCGGTTATTTGCATCCTGGTCGTGCTGCTTAGCAGACCACAACCGGCTTCTGCTGAAGTCGATGCTGTTTTCAAGTCA CGGCCCGATCTTTATTCTCCGATATTTACCCTCGAACGTCGTGTTCCCCAAAGTTTATACCCCGGCTACATTTTCCTGGGACCATACGAGGCAGCCAACTCAGGTCCTTACATTTACGATAATGATGGG GACTTAGTTTGGAGCGGTTGGGGCAATTCCGGCCCTGGGAATGCTCATGGTATGCATGTATGCCagtacaaaggaaaagaccaTCTATGTTTCTTCCAGGGGATTCAGCAAAACGGATATTGTCGAGGCCATGGTGTCATCATGGACAATCATTATCACATCGTTAAGACCGTAGTCCCCGGCGGTGGTATGGCAGCGAGCGACATGCACGAGTTCAAGCTTATCAACAATGGGAAGACGGCCCTGATGACAGTTTACCAGCAGCGACAATTCGATATGAGTATATGGAACATCAAAGGTGGCATGGGCTGGTTGATGGAAAGCGTATTTCAGGAAATTGATGTGGAAAGCGGCAGGGTGCTTTTCGAATGGAGATCGCTTGACCATGTCGACCCATCAGTCAGCTATACGTACCCTGGCCACACGGATACCTCGGGCACCGGGCTGGAACCTCGCTCCCCGTGGGATTACTTTCATATTAACTCAGTCGACAAGAACGCTGATGGGGACTATATCATCTCCTCGCGCCACACGTGCGCGATCTACAAGATCTCGGGTCGCGACGGGTCTATAATTTGGACGTTACACGGTGCGAACCCGACTTTTGAGAACATCAACTTTAGTTTCTCACAGCAGCATGATGCTCGTTGGCTAAGCGAGAATTCAACCCATACGTTGTTGTCGTTGTACAACAACGGTTACAACGGTTTCAACCGCACGCACGAGTACTCTTCTGGCATGGTTATTCTAATAGATCATGTCAACAAGACTGCCACGCAGCTTCGGGAGTATGCGCCACAAAACCACGATATGATCAGCTCTAGCCAAGGCAACATGCAGGTGCTGCCGAACGGGAACGTTTTCATAGGCTGGGGAAACAATGCCTATGTCTCTGAGCACGATGAGGAAGGCAACATTCTGCTTTGGGGTTATATCGACAAGGGCAACATCATGAACTACAGGGCCCAAAAATTCCAGTGGGATGGTAATCCCACGGACATTCCAGCTCTATGGACATATTCTAAGACGAGTGATATTACTGCCTCAACCACCTTCTACGTCAGCTGGAATGGCGCCACCCGCATCAAGCACTGGCAGTTTTACGGCACAAACAACTCCACCGGTAACTATACACTGCTTGGAAAGACCCGAAAGGATGGATTCGAAACAACTTATATAGTTCCTGGTTATTACCGCTACACATATGCCGAAGCGCTTGACGCGAAAGGCAAGATCCTCGGCAAGTCACGCGAGCAGTTTACCTTCACGCCGTCGCCAGTCCTCCAGGCCTACTGCGAAGAGACGAATTGCGAGAACACTGAAGCGTATGGCGTTcccggcgaagaaggcgcaCAGGCTCTCATCCCCGAAGCTGGCCTCAATACCGTTCCCTGGGTTGACCCTGACCATCCCGGTGCGCACCATACTTGGGGACTTACATGGCCTCCTGTTCCAGAGGAGAAGCCGGAGAATGCGAAGACTGTTTATAGTAAGTAA
- a CDS encoding sulfotransferase family protein (transcript_id=CADANIAT00001945) yields the protein MSLMLSDNLAPQPVTDIFTSDTNIDRRKCHRTVPMKVLALGVGRTGTASLRIALERLGYVKCYHMMSASMENPPDCLMWHDALNAKYDGVGEFGRKEWDQLLGDCQAVCDWPACAFAKELIEAYPNAKVILTTRDVDSWHASVMKTVYWRVSDPEHRFVSNFSWAASMYYPMLNKFFNTFFRGDFPNKGKQVYEDHVAEVRSLVPPERLLEYKISDGWGPLCEFLGEEVPDTPFPRGNDMADFFKRCRGRNRRQMANAALQAVTMGGAIIAAGFAATMAFKRFSR from the exons ATGTCTTTGATGCTCTCTGATAACCTGGCTCCCCAGCCAGTGACGGATATCTTCACCAGCGACACCAACATTGACAGACGGAAATGCCACCGCACTGTGCCTATGAAAGTGCTAGCCCTCGGCGTTGGCCGAACAGGAACAGCTT CTCTCCGCATTGCTCTTGAGCGTCTTGGGTACGTCAAGTGCTACCATATGATGTCTGCCAGTATGGAGAATCCTCCAGACTGCCTGATGTGGCACGATGCTCTCAATGCCAAATACGACGGTGTGGGTGAATTCGGTCGCAAAGAGTgggatcagcttctgggaGACTGCCAG GCTGTTTGCGACTGGCCAGCCTGCGCTTTCGCCAAGGAACTGATCGAAGCCTACCCCAACGCAAAGGTCATTCTGACCACCCGTGATGTGGACTCATGGCATGCCTCCGTCATGAAGACCGTCTACTGGCGTGTCTCCGACCCCGAGCACCGCTTCGTTTCCAACTTCAGCTGGGCTGCGAGCATGTATTACCCTATGCTAAACAAGTTCTTCAACACCTTCTTCCGCGGCGACTTCCCcaacaagggcaagcagGTCTACGAGGACCATGTCGCAGAGGTCCGCAGCCTCGTTCCCCCAGAGAGGCTCCTCGAGTACAAGATCAGCGACGGCTGGGGCCCGCTGTGTGAGTTCCTCGGCGAGGAAGTTCCGGACACTCCCTTCCCCCGTGGAAACGACATGGCCGACTTCTTCAAGCGCTGCCGTGGTCGCAACAGGCGCCAGATGGCCAACGCCGCACTGCAGGCTGTTACCATGGGCGGTGCCATCATCGCTGCTGGGTTCGCTGCTACCATGGCTTTCAAGCGTTTCTCTCGGTGA